The Vigna angularis cultivar LongXiaoDou No.4 chromosome 9, ASM1680809v1, whole genome shotgun sequence DNA window ACAACCCACCTCCTTTATCCAGGCATGGGACTGACTATGAGACGGCAGGTGCATTTAGATTGCActtttagttataaattataatatatacgAAAAACTTATTTGCAAGTTTCCTGAGAGTGGAAGAGATAAATACTTGAATAGTAACcaacaaaattgtttttcttttctctgttaAACTTCTATTTTATGTGAATACTCTCAAATGGCTGTAAGGGAGGCATTTATCTATATACTCAAATAGAAACGGAAAAGAACCATTAGGTCTTTTGCTAATTATCTATATTGTATAaaacttctttctttccttccttAGAACTAGCGAAATATGAAAACTAGTATAAAAGGTAGAGGGGAATATAAAAGACAATAGACAACTAAACAAAGGTAAAATGTTAGTGCTAGTGTAAATGAAAGATATCCAATTATCAGTTTATTATATCTTGAGTATTAATATTATCTCGTATGTCTGCCTTCCATATGTCCGCCTTCCATTTGTCCTTGTTATCCCTTAGAAttgtattcatatttatttagatttcatgatttgtttccttatttaattACGAGGATTATGatctattattactattattcaATTTGATTAAAAACCTAAATTAATCCTATAAAACTGAATTGTTAGATGGGAATCATCCAAGCTCTGTAAGGACTATATTAATTGCCAAACCTATAAAATTAATGATGCCTTTAAGATTATTTGTGTTAAATATAGTggagaagattaggagaaatctcccttatatgtttagcatacacatagggtagtttatttataatgtaagataagggttaaaccctaaatacagaatgggctaagcccaattaacagaaacacacaacttaacatctaacactctccctcaagctggagcatataaatcatatgttccaagcttgttacaaagatagacaattctaggtcctcgtaaggacttggtgaatatgtctgccaactggttgcttgagttaatgaactcagtcttgatatctccggatatgattttttctctaataaaatgacaatcaacttcaatgtgcttggttctctcatggaagacagggttagagctaatatgaaaagcagcttgattatcacatataagtatcatgtgagtgacatctccaaatttcaattcattaagtaattgtttaagccacacaagctcgcaagtagcagatgccatagctctatattctgcttctgcgctggaccttgccacaacactttgcttcttacttttccaagatatcaggttgccaccaatagagatacaatatccagaagtagacctcctatcagaaggggaaccagcccaatcagcatctgaatagcaaacgatttttgtatcgttgttagggccatatagcaaaccttttccaggtgatcctttaatatacttcagtatgcgaacaactgcatcccaatggtcttcacatggggagtttagaaattgactcaccacactaactgcgaaggaaatgtcaggacgcgtaacagtaagatagtttaatttaccaactaatcttctgtaccgttcaggatctgagaaaggctctccctgatttggtaggagtttgatgttagggtccataggtgtctcaacagatttacagttgattaaccctgtttcctccaagatgtctaacgcatacttcctctgagatatgacaataccatcattggattgtgctacttcaatacccaaaaagtaccggagtttgccgagatctttggtttgaaaatgatgacaaaggtgttgtttcatctgagagatgccgagatagtcacttcctgtgagaataatatcatcgacatacactattaagtaaatacgtccagcacttgagtggcgatagaacactgaatgatctgcttcactgcgagacataccaaatcgttgaacaacacagctgaatttaccaaaccaggcccgaggagattgttttaggccatataaggatttgcgaagacgacataccaatccagatgactccccctgagcaacaaagccaggcggttgctccatataaatttcttcatgcaaatcaccatttaggaaagcatttttgacatcaagttggtaaagaggccattgtcgaagagcggccatggcaatgaataggcgaacagaagtcatttttgccactggagaaaaagtatcaccataatccaaaccaaaaatctgtgtgtagcctttggcaaccagtcgagctttcagacgatcaattgtgccatcagggccaaccttgatagcatacacccacctgcaaccaacaacagactttccagatggtaattggataagctcccaagttccacttttctgtaaagcacttaattcatccagcatagcttgacgccagccaggatgagttaaggcatcacccacagatttaggaattgacacagaagaaatggatgagagacaagtgtaaaaagatggagataatctgtggtaactaagaacagtataatagggggaagggttacgggtagagcgtatacctttacggagggcagtaggcaagtcagactcatttgctggagccggaggagacacaggaggcggcactggaagtgagtcatgagggagacaattgcggcgactataaacctgaaggggtggtggtgaaggacgatcctgtggtgaatgagagtctaaaggaggagacaaaatgggtggggcatcaccaggaggatcacatataagaggaatatcaacagtaatagggagaggtacagaactagaagatagatgtgtaaagtaaaaagaagattcatcaaaagtgacatcagcagagataaaatgacgattgagggaaggggaaaaacacttatagcccttttgtgaccgtggaaatcctaagaatacgcatttgtgagacctaggagataacttatcaagaccaggactaaaatcatgaacaaaacatgtagacccaaaaactctaagaggtaatggatgtagagggtcttgaggaaataagatagaatgagggattttgttctcTAGGACGGAAGATTGCATgtggttgataagataacatgccgtgagaacagcatcaccccaaaaacgtgagggtacttgaccatgaatgagaagggtacgagttgtttcaataaggtgtctattcttgcgctcagccaccccattttgttgaggggtataagcacatgaggtttggtgaagaatgccatgagaagccataaaatgtttaaactgttgagaaaggtattcacggccattatcactgcgtaaagtgcgaatagaaaccccaaactgagtttctatttcattgaaaaaagtttgaaaaatagaaaacaactcagaacgattcttcatgagaaacaaccaagtacatcttgaatagtcatcaataaaggtaacaaaatactgaaatcctaaagttaacttaacacgactaggtccccaaatatcagaatgaaccaatgaaaagggggatgaCGTTTGTTGTgaaacactacgaggaaaggaattACGAGTATGTTtgcctaactgacaagactcacacgacaaacttgataatttggatagactcggaacaagttgctgcagtttggcaagactgggatgacctaactgagcatgaagaagggatggtgactccatgattacaccagcatgtggagaagggctgagatgatataggccatgagactcacatcctgtgccaatcatgtgtttcgaactccgatcctgcaaccaaacataatctttagtaaatgaaataacacaattaagggaacgagttagacgacttacggacaataagttaaaaggagacctagggacataaagtacattatcaatggatatggacgaaaaaatatgaacagtaccaataccatgagatgagactctaaacccatcagccatcgttaccgagggtaaattaatcggacatgacaaggaagaaaacaaggacttgttactagtgatatgatcggtggcgcctgagtcaaggacccaaaatccgagagagtgagtcagaccaacaaaaggagtACCTGTGCGTATAACAAAAGCAaatgtagtggaactagagtgttgacggtcctcataccatctgagaaattcctgaaagagtaaagggttatttatggtatttgatgaagtaggatggtctgcagacggtgattggggaggtggatcagaattagccattgctataggtcgaggaggacgtccatgaagcgcatagcatctatcaattttgtggcctagcttgccacagtgatcacattttggacgtcctttacctgGTTGGCGAGACCGACTCCGATCATCAAGTTGGgcagccatggagagggagaaaccctaaaaattcaaagtgctccgattgacgcaacgaccacagatccagaaagagggcgaggaggcgatcacggcggtgctgatcAACGGCGGAAAtctccggcgacgcgccggcaTGCGCGGCCGCAGCGGTGACTCTTGCGGCAGAgcgtggaggcgcgtgggtGGTCCGTTCTCCGCGATCTTCGtaccacggtggtcgcccggccaAGACGATgccgatggtgtggtcgccggtcgattctggaactccggcgacggcggcagcggcggcgaCTGCAACGACAGCGGCAGTGATGGGTGCTGGAGACCGTGGTgttgactggaactattcctgtgctttagataccatgttaaatatagtggagaagattaggagaaatttcccttatgtgtttagcatacacatagggtagtttatttataatgtaagataaggattaaaccctaaatacagaatgggctaagcccaattaacagaaacacacaacttaacatctaacaattTGAATTGGTTCTGCATATTTAACTCGGTGGCTTggattatgtatttttttttgccTCCTTGTCAATGTGTTGATATGCTTAAGATTTATCACAGCTGGCAATACAGATAGTTTCTTCTTTTCATACGTTCGCATGAAAATTATGTTACTTCCAGGGGAAAAGGGGATTATCAGATTGACTATGTGCCAGCACCACGATTCACTGAAGCTGacaaaaacaatgataaaagGTATGCACCAATATGAGTAAACTGACCATGTGAGAATTTGCAGTAAGAAAATGTTTTACTTTATAAAGGTTTAATTAGTACTTTTATCCttatattaaagataaatattcAACTGttttccaatattttttttaactgaatTAAGTCCTAATTTTGTTTAGAATGACCATTCCGTTAAATTAACCTTAACATTGTTTGGTAGGTGCCACATGTcatgtttcaaatttttatatgctttattttttttataatttttttgttattttttctgttttcttttttcatccCTTCATGTCCTTCCTCTTCCTCACCCACACCACCCCTCCATCTCCTTCCTCCTTCCTCCTCCTCCCCCCTCCCCTCACCATTtccttcctcctcctccttcacacCAGCACCAATCTCAACACCACAACCTCCACACCACCATTAAAATCCCCAAAACCACCACCAAACTCAATACTGTGCAACCCCCAAACCACCCGTCCTAATCCTTTTTCTGCTCCAGAGGATAGTACAATCACgttatcattaataataatgaatagttaatataaaatttaaattgaaaacagAGGCTCATGGGGAATTAGGGATGTGGTGCCTCGCCACTGAAGTTGTCGTTCTAGCAAACTGGTTCCAATTTAAAACATGTCCAGAAAGACAGACGGTAGCTACCACCGTACCCATCCACTAACTGCAATTCCAAAAAAcccaattcaaatttcaaattcaattctTTACTCTTTGCACTCggcattttgttttgttttttgcaCTTTATCTTCTCTCCCTTATTTGTACCTTCTCCCTTCAGAGAGAAAAGAAGCATTTTTGGGAGACACAAAAATGGAGTCGTGTGGGGGAGGAAAAAactcaaaaagaaagaaaacaaaaagaattaaataagaaactaaaaaaaagaaaaatttgagaCACTTGCATATGACATTTATCAAACGGTGTTAACCCTAATTTATCGGAAGAACCAACATCGTGTGATTTTAAACAATGTTGAGACTCAATTAAGCGAGAAAAAAGATATTGAGAAACAATTGAATACTTGTCTTCAATACAAGGACCAAAgtattaattaaatctttttttgAATTTCTTTATACACGTGATTTCTCCTATGGAATATTAGTTCTTTCTTGATCTCATCTTCTTTAGGATTGGACCAATGTCTATTTTCTGTAGCATGTTGTTTAGTTACGGATAGTAATTagcaatttataatttaaatttcatttttattcccATGCCTGCTTGAGTGGCGAGTGACCATATGGTTGTTCAGCCTACAGAAGACCAGTCTGGATCCACATCTTATATGGTAGGTATATTTATAGGAAATTTGTTGTACTTCTGGTTTTAGTTATGGAAGCTTCCTTTCttttaatattcttattaaTATCAATATATGTTGGCACACTATTGAAGTGCCTAGGACTCTAACATGCTTGGCAACATGATTTCAAATTTAGCCTTTCCAGTGCTTCTTCCATCtcaattaaaaattgatttatttgctTATTCTTTCTCTTTGCTGAAATCTTCTGCCAGAGATTCTTCTTCAAATCTCAAGTAATTGctaaaaacaagttcaacattGCAAAATGTGAGGATTTTGTCTGGGTGACAAAGGATGAATTGATGGAGTATTTTCCTGAGCAAGCTGAATTTTTTAACAAGATGATCATTAACTGATGACAATGGAGGACATTTGTTTTGTTGAAACACTTGCAAATTATCACAGAATGGTTGTGAATAACCTTGAAAGAACATCAAACTACCATAATGTTTCAGGGCACATCTCGATTTAAAGTTTGGATATCTATCTTTCCACTTCATCAAatcttgttttttaatttcaaagtaAATTGTTTTTCTGCCTTCCctagattataaaaaatagtttaggtAGTGCTTAACAATCATAAGTTAAGTATTCTAAAATTCGAGATAAAAAGTTTTTGGAGATTTAAATCTTCATTTCACCATCTTTATCCATTTTTTGTTCTTATTGCTATTTTAGACTAAGtatctgaattttatattaatgaaaaggataaaatagaaaatcttgtaaacattttattaagataaaac harbors:
- the LOC128194021 gene encoding uncharacterized protein LOC128194021 isoform X1: MKIMLLPGEKGIIRLTMCQHHDSLKLTKTMIKVASDHMVVQPTEDQSGSTSYMRFFFKSQVIAKNKFNIAKCEDFVWVTKDELMEYFPEQAEFFNKMIIN